The genomic interval GcaattacaagcatggaaagcaagaaaagaatatGCAAGATGTTTTTCCTTGACAACTACCTTCTCTAAGGTTTTTTTATCACCTTCTATTCTTCCAATGATGTGTAGGGTTATGCCtcacgcctcatatttaacctatttGGGCTTGGGTTAAGTGACTTCTAACCTAGGCGAGCTATGGCTTGCTTGGGTGAGTTGGACGAGAAAAAGCCCAACTTCTCTGGAGTGATCTCGCTTGGGTGAGATTAGGCTTGCTTAGGTGAGTTCCTTTGGAGTGACCAGCTTAAATGAGTTTTTGGGTGAGTTTTAAGCGTTTCAACCTTTCCTTTTCATCTTGTCTATTCTCCTTTAggcctttcatctccattttcccctaaaatcctgaaattaacacaaatttgggaataaatcattcttattcatattataatcataaaatatgtaaaaaggtttaaattcataaattaggggttaaattatagttattttatcaataaatatccaCAAGGACCTGTAtcttaatatgaaatattactgaaatatgacacttattaCCAATAAATGTGAATATAAAAGAGAAACATGCATctataaacaagaaaaaatccaaaatattatgTAGACATTCAATCCCAACAAAATAGATTTAGAAACTTATGATAATACCTTACAATAATAGTTCAAGATGAAAAGTTGAACATAACAAACACGGATCCTTGAGTGTTGTTACTAGCTTGGCTTCAAGTTTCCTTCTCTAGAGATTGGTCTTCACTTCTTCTGAGGTTTTGGCCTTGTAGCCTGATTGATTTTGAAGTTCTAGACTCTCTGAGTCTAATATGACAGAATCTCCATATATAAACTTCTTTCAAGATCTCACTTGATTCTTTTAATCACCGTGTTTCCCTATCTATTGATATTTCTCTATACCTATTGATACCTCTTGGTGCCTCTAGATGCTTTAAGCATTGCCCCAATgtccctatttatagattttcgAAATAGGATTCATAGGGATTCAAGGTGATTCGTGATTCGCTAGTGGATTGGCTTTCTTCATCCTTAAGCATTCTTTTTTGCTTCAATCTTCAATCCTTGGGCATCTTGAGATTCCAGagttatttataattgttattCATAAATATTATACGCAAATCATCCCCAAATCATGTATAACTTCATCTTAAAAGATAATTATACTTTGATATCATTAATTCCCTATGGATATGACAACTCTCGATTGTACTACAGTTGACTTGGTCTGCTTGTTAAGTAAAAGATTTGGAATTTGATAAACTGAAATTGATTTAACTAAACCCGCCAGCACATGCATGTACTAAGCAAACATGGTTTTTAGTTCATCCATTgatatttcttcttttttgcaTATAAGATTCCCATGCACACTAGATTTATGGGAATGATCCCTCATTGTTGAATGAAAAACTAAAGATTTTTACAAAGGTTTAATTCAACAAAGAGTgataaaaaatttcacaaaagGTTTTCAAGGTTGGAAATTTCTCAAAAGGTCAGAAAGTCAATGTTTCTCTGAGTTCATTCCTAGAAAAGAGAGTTGAGTCACCAGAATCACTTAAGAACCAAGTCTTTCCTAACTAAAGTTCCCTCAGATAGTTTTTCACTAGTTTTCTTTTAAAGATACttcaaaacaaattttcatTAATTGTGTGTGTGCGATAAAAAGTCCTAGAAGATCAAAGGAAGATCAACTAATGGATTTGATAGAGTCGTTCTAAGTGCCATGGAGACTTAAAAGCAATAACAAAAGAAcaatagaataaaattgcaattaAAACTTCCAAAGTTTCAAATTGCGTGTGGATCTATTTTCTATAACATGGGTATGATATACAAGTTTTGAGAAAGTTGAGAGTAAATCTTTTGTATATTTCACTATAAACATGTTAGATAATCAAAAcctaatattatttattgtcaTTAAAATAAAAGGAAGACTTGTGTTTAATCATAAGTGAATAATCTATTCCTTAATAGCTCCGTGACAATTGGCAACTATTTGTTGCcatcaaaataaaaagaaggGCTGTGTTCATGAGTGAATAATATATACCTTAATAGACCATTCCGacaattagaaactattttaaaatagatgGAGACTATCTTGTTTACGAGGAAGTGCCCATTGATATTGATATGATTGAAATTCACCCAAAGATCAACTTGTTACCTTTTATGAAAGATATATGTTTTCCCAATCAATTTCCGAAGTGAAAATGTGGATCCATACAAAGTTAGAGACCAAATTAAAATCACGATCATGGTTTGAAATAAAGATAACGTTAAAACTGATGTGAGAGTAAAACTTGATACATTCTAAGTTTCTCCTAAAGAGTATTCTATATTTGAAAGTTACTATTCTTATCTTTGATTTTATATAACTTAGAGATGATTAAGTACTCACTCCTCTGTATCATCTTTCATAGCTCTCAAAAGTAGTAATACTTTTTCCTTTATATGAACATCCTGAATATGCAAAGATTGACAAATAGATATAAAATTTGAAGCCtacttcatttatttttatgtctAGGATAAGTGATATAGTTTACACGCAAACATTTTCTTCATAATTATTACAgtcaaaagttaaaattatatttaaaaattatgattCTTTATGTAAAATGATAACATGTTTAAAATAAACACGAAATTTATTCACTTTTTTGCATTTATAAGTATCTTTTATcgtataatttatatttttaacgagtatatatgtataaaataatattattactattattatcgCTAACTGAAATTTAAATATACTGAATGAAGGTTTTTTTTCATTACATAGTTATTAAGTCAAATTGAAATATTATATCTCAAGTCACaacaaagtcaaagtcaattcTTGTATAGTGAGTTTAAATAGgttctatatttttttcaaaaaaaagaaGGTGGAGAGATTGCTAAAAAGTAGTAAAAGCTAAATAATCAAAAATTCTCTTCCAATATCCTTATACGTTTAAATTTTAATGTTAAAGGGCACATTTTCCCATAGATTATTTCTTTTGAcatatttctattattgattATAGTTTATTgagtattataaaataaaataaatttaaataacatgtaagaatcataaatttttataacttttaataaaaaagaacaTGTTTGAAGTTTTATTAAAGTTTATTCAATAAGGCAAGAGAAGTTTGTTTTGTTTCGAAATGTGAAATTGGAAATTCTGGTGGCTTTCTTGGTGTCGTGACTAATGGGTGTTGTGTCAAAATATGACAACTTCTGCCGTTTTCCCTTTGAAAGTTGTGGATATAAATTCAGTCACGTTCTTATGGTTTCCAACTTTGAGAACTCAACCTGTGAATGAAAGAGCGTTGAAGGAACGACCAACATCAGTGTCTGTGTCACGTAAGGTTCCAAGCCAATATTTAACTCTTTGTTTAACTTTTTATCAGTATTAATTTAATCAACTCTTCACGCAGCCCCCCCACCTTGGAGTTTGCTAAGCTGCATGCAAAAGATTGAGTCAAAAAGAACAAATCTTGCAACCTTAGTTCATTTATTGATATCAAGTAAGCATCGGATTCTTCTTTCTTGTTCGTATATCCAAAGAGGTGATCAAATTTTTCACTGTGTTCCTGCAAAGTGATTtctcattattttttcttttgatcttTTTTTCTACTTAATTTCATATCTTgggaaatataaaaataactgGTTAAAGTAAGCTGTAGTTTGGAATTTGACTTGTTGGTTGAATTGGGATTTGCGTGTTATATAGGTGGTGTCATTGAAATTATCTTTTCTTGTTTGCATGTTGCTGTAAACTAGTAGTTTGGTGTCTGGTAAGAGGTACGATAACATCTTGGTGGGTTTTGTGTTAGGAAGGTACTgcatttgttgtttttttttctgatctTTTTGGCTCTTGCTTGCTTCAAAATTAGGAAATTAGTTGGTTTCTTTGCGCCACGCTGGTTGTTGATCTGTTAGCAATTACcttcctttttctattttctgtttttcttaGGCCATCTGTATCTTAGTGTAAACTGGGGAAAAAGTATATTCATTGTTGTTTGGACATTGATAAATCTGTTTCTGGAAGTGAATTCTACTCTAGTCTTTAATTTGGTTACCCTTTTTGCTTTTGTCAATTTTTCTATGGTTCTCTGTATTTACGTTGCATTTGTTTGAGGTGTACAGAACAAAAAATTGCATATTTTTCGTTTAACAGTgacattattatatttttggtatTACCTGCAGAGGTGCTATGAACATTCTCTTCAACGGAAATAGTTGAAGAATTTCAGCTAAATGGGTCAAGAATTTTTATCCTTGCTTCAACTGGAAACAAAGAGATTGTTGTGGCTTATTGGCATTACCTTTGCGGTCATCTTAACTTTTCAGTACCTTGAGTTTCCATATGGAACTGTTCTAGTCTCTCTATTCTCTGCTGACAAGATACCAACACCAGGAAGTAGTACTTTCAAGTCTTCAGATGTGCCCTCTAAATCCAAATTGGTTAGCAATGTGACAGTTTTCAATCCAGCAAACTTCACTGTTGATCATGTCTTTGAGATTGCCAATAAAACTTTGATCTTTGGGGAAAATGAGACCATTCCAAGAACTAGTTTTGTCTTGGAACCAGAACGCACATCAAACATATCTTTAGGATTTGGTGGCTCTAACCAAAGTTCCACGGTGGAAAGTATTATGAGACCAGACAGAAAATCTGAAACACAGCAGGCAGAAGATCCTGGACCTTGCAGTTTTAACAAAACTATCGGCTTGAGTTTCTCTGCAAACCGTTTCCAAGAACACAACGTTTCATCATCTGAACAAAAATCTGAAACTCCATATGCTTCTTCAACTAATGTGAGCACAGATATTACAACTGCAGTGTTATCAAATGATTCCACCGTATCTTTATTTCAGAAAGACAACATAACTAACTCCATGAAGGAAGAGAGTGTTAGTTCATCACTAAAGGATGCTAAGGTCAGTGTGCCTACTGAGAATAAAGATTATCATACACCAATTCCAGAAGTTACAATAGTATTTGAAATGAACAAGTTATTACTTCAAAGCCACGCTTCGTATCGTTCTATGGTATGTGAGTAAATTGTGAAATTTAAGCTTTTATTATAATGATTAGAaatgttttccttttttatatGACAGtgctttttatgtttttaattttattttagagaCCAAGGTGGTTTGAAGCTGTTGATGAAGAGCTACTGCACACAAGATCAGAGATTGAAAATGCACCAATTGTAAAGAAGGATCCAAATTTTTATGGTCCAATTTATCATAATGTTTCCATGTTCAAGAGGTATTATTTGGTTAATCCCCTCCTCAGTAAAAGCATGTTTTAGAATCATTCTCTAGAAGTGAAATTGCTTCTTCCaatatatgaatatttattgaCAAAGTGAACTACAACTGTTACTGACAGATTATTTCAGAAAACATGTATCTTCACATTCAGATGAAACAAGTGCAGTCTGTTTTGCAGTTAAAACATTTCCTCATATGTATCATTGTTTTGGTTACCTCAAACAAAATCTAGCACACTAAATCAACATTTCTACATTTATTGACTCCCAATGATGTCCTTGTTTTCCACCAGGAGTATTATGTTTGGCAGATTTGTTCATTTAgctaaatgtaaaaatattggGCTAAGGAGGTTTTACATTTGCATGGAAAATTATCTAATGCTACTACATGTTCTTCATAGGAGAAGAGATTAAGGGTGATTCTGTAAAAGAAGTGTCCAACGGTGTGGCAGAATGCttgatatttattaaatatttcacCTTTTAAATAGTCTTGCGACTGTAAAATTTTCAGGAGCTATGAATTAATGGAAGAGACTCTAAAAGTGTATGTATACACGGAAGGAGCTAAGCCAATACTGCACTCACCATTTCTCACAGGACTGTATGCTTCTGAGGGATGGTTTATGAAGCAAATGGAAGCCAATGACAGATTTGTAACTAAAGACCCAAAGAAGGCCCACTTGTTTTACTTACCATTCAGTTCTCGAATGCTAGAGGAAGCATTGTATGTGCAGGGTTCTCATAATCATAAGAACCTTGTTCAATATCTGCATAACTATGTAGAAATGATTTCAGGGAAATATACTTTCTGGAACAGAACAGGAGGTGCTGATCATTTTCTCGTTGGTTGCCATGACTGGGTATGCTTTTTCAGATTCAACTCCTTTCTGTGTTAAAATGTTGGAATCACTAACTACATGTCATTTAACATACCATGatacattttcaaaatattattattctttaagCTGCACAAAAAGGAAGCAAAAACTGTTTTTATCATAAAAGTTTGTATTTCAAATAATATCTTACTTCTAAGTTTGAACAAATCGCTGTCTCTTTGTATGTGTAGTATACACAAAAGCTTGGATATTTCCTACCACATTAGTGTCATCTGAGGATTATCTTATGATACGAAATACTTCTGAACTATGCAGGCCCCTGGAGAAACTAAGGTTGATATGGCTAAATGCATAAGGGCCCTTTGTAATGCTGATGTAAAAGAAGGATTTGTTTTTGGGAAGGATGCATCTCTTCCTGAAACGTATGTTCGGAATGCTCAAATCCCCACTAAGGATTTTGGCGGT from Phaseolus vulgaris cultivar G19833 chromosome 1, P. vulgaris v2.0, whole genome shotgun sequence carries:
- the LOC137813536 gene encoding probable glycosyltransferase At3g07620, which translates into the protein MGQEFLSLLQLETKRLLWLIGITFAVILTFQYLEFPYGTVLVSLFSADKIPTPGSSTFKSSDVPSKSKLVSNVTVFNPANFTVDHVFEIANKTLIFGENETIPRTSFVLEPERTSNISLGFGGSNQSSTVESIMRPDRKSETQQAEDPGPCSFNKTIGLSFSANRFQEHNVSSSEQKSETPYASSTNVSTDITTAVLSNDSTVSLFQKDNITNSMKEESVSSSLKDAKVSVPTENKDYHTPIPEVTIVFEMNKLLLQSHASYRSMRPRWFEAVDEELLHTRSEIENAPIVKKDPNFYGPIYHNVSMFKRSYELMEETLKVYVYTEGAKPILHSPFLTGLYASEGWFMKQMEANDRFVTKDPKKAHLFYLPFSSRMLEEALYVQGSHNHKNLVQYLHNYVEMISGKYTFWNRTGGADHFLVGCHDWAPGETKVDMAKCIRALCNADVKEGFVFGKDASLPETYVRNAQIPTKDFGGNSASKRTTLAFFAGSMHGYVRPILLQHWENKDPDMKIFGRLPKSKGNKNYIQYMKTSKYCICAKGYEVNSPRVVEAIFYECVPVIISDNFVPPFFEVLNWESFAVIVLEKDIPNLKNILLSIPEKEYLRLQMRVKKVQHHFLWHKNPVRYDIFHMILHSIWYNRIFSAPTR